A single genomic interval of candidate division WOR-3 bacterium harbors:
- the dnaN gene encoding DNA polymerase III subunit beta, producing the protein MHCELDRNVLAEVLNSVVQIIPAKTTFPIYQNILLEVADGELAITGLDGDTALKKKVRLEGKSSEGAALVRGRELNTLIQESTGSTVVLEEDGKTLKVICGRMKVSFVHFPPEDFPSFPSLPEDNELEFPAPVLFEMFNGCNFAVSKDENRPVLTGINWEISKNESRMVATDSFRLALISRKVKSAGKAKLLVTPKVFALLPQGVEKVVVRFDPKNIGFVAENTVLVTRMIEGPYPDYERIIPKDNPHKAIVNRDGLLAVVRRGVVISQTIGKPISLEFQSNLITMRAENPELGKIEEPLDCQYEGDEMRIGFSGIYLMDIIKQIATEEVRIEFSSPMAPVFLKPAEQKTDGEDLFILMPIRLE; encoded by the coding sequence ATGCATTGTGAATTGGACCGTAATGTTCTGGCTGAGGTGCTAAACAGTGTTGTCCAGATAATTCCGGCCAAAACCACATTCCCGATATATCAGAATATTTTGCTGGAGGTGGCTGATGGGGAACTGGCAATAACCGGTTTGGATGGTGATACGGCGCTTAAAAAGAAGGTGCGACTGGAAGGGAAGAGCAGTGAAGGTGCAGCGCTGGTGCGAGGCCGGGAGCTAAACACTTTAATCCAGGAAAGTACCGGTTCAACAGTTGTCCTGGAAGAGGACGGCAAGACTTTGAAGGTTATCTGCGGCCGGATGAAGGTGTCATTCGTTCATTTCCCGCCTGAAGACTTTCCATCTTTTCCTAGCTTGCCAGAAGACAACGAATTAGAGTTTCCTGCCCCGGTGCTGTTTGAAATGTTCAACGGTTGTAATTTTGCCGTTAGCAAAGATGAAAACCGGCCGGTGTTAACAGGTATCAACTGGGAGATTTCTAAGAACGAGTCACGAATGGTTGCCACCGACAGTTTTCGACTGGCGCTGATAAGCCGGAAGGTTAAATCGGCAGGTAAGGCAAAACTGCTGGTTACCCCCAAGGTTTTTGCACTATTACCCCAGGGCGTAGAAAAGGTGGTGGTGCGTTTTGACCCCAAGAACATAGGGTTTGTTGCCGAAAATACGGTGCTGGTGACAAGAATGATTGAAGGTCCCTACCCTGACTACGAAAGGATTATCCCCAAGGATAATCCGCATAAGGCGATTGTAAATCGTGATGGATTACTGGCGGTAGTACGGCGCGGGGTGGTGATTTCACAAACAATCGGCAAGCCAATAAGCTTAGAGTTTCAGAGCAATTTAATCACGATGCGAGCCGAAAATCCGGAACTGGGAAAGATTGAGGAACCGCTCGATTGTCAATATGAAGGTGATGAGATGCGAATCGGGTTTAGTGGTATCTATCTCATGGATATAATTAAACAGATTGCGACTGAAGAAGTCCGAATCGAATTTTCCAGTCCCATGGCACCGGTTTTTCTGAAACCAGCCGAGCAAAAAACGGATGGCGAAGACCTGTTCATTTTAATGCCAATTCGGCTCGAATAG